The proteins below are encoded in one region of Limnohabitans sp. 63ED37-2:
- a CDS encoding ABC transporter ATP-binding protein yields the protein MSLLQVKNLVVEFPSRHGTLRALDDISFDIAPGEILGVVGESGAGKSLTGAAIIGLLEPPGRVASGQIVLEGQRIDHLNNDEMRHIRGRKIGAIFQDPLTSLNPLYSIGRQLTETILAHLPVTPQEARQRAIQLLKDTGISAAEERIDHYPHQFSGGMRQRVVIALALAAEPQLIVADEPTTALDVSIQAQIISLLKKVCKDRGAAVMLITHDMGVIAETCDRVAVLYAGRVAEIGPVHQVINHPAHPYTAGLMASIPDMDSDRERLNQIDGAMPRLNAIPQGCAFNPRCPKAFDRCRQERPELVNTGVNQAACWLHDGSAA from the coding sequence TTGCGTGCCCTGGACGATATTTCTTTCGACATTGCTCCCGGTGAAATCCTGGGGGTGGTGGGCGAGTCGGGTGCGGGTAAGTCGCTCACGGGCGCGGCCATCATCGGCTTGCTCGAGCCACCGGGCCGCGTGGCCAGCGGGCAGATTGTGTTGGAAGGTCAACGCATCGACCACCTGAACAACGACGAGATGCGACACATCCGGGGCCGCAAGATCGGCGCGATTTTTCAGGACCCGCTGACTTCGCTCAACCCGCTGTACTCCATCGGGCGGCAGTTGACGGAAACCATTTTGGCCCACTTGCCCGTCACGCCCCAAGAGGCGCGGCAACGCGCTATCCAGTTGCTCAAAGACACTGGCATCTCGGCCGCTGAAGAGCGCATCGACCACTACCCACACCAGTTCTCGGGTGGCATGCGCCAGCGAGTGGTGATTGCGCTGGCCTTGGCTGCTGAGCCTCAACTGATTGTGGCCGACGAGCCGACCACGGCGCTTGACGTGTCAATTCAGGCGCAGATCATCAGCTTGCTCAAAAAGGTCTGTAAGGACCGGGGCGCAGCCGTGATGCTGATCACCCACGACATGGGTGTGATCGCCGAAACCTGTGACCGCGTGGCGGTGTTGTACGCCGGGCGCGTGGCCGAAATTGGCCCCGTGCACCAGGTCATCAACCACCCGGCCCACCCTTACACCGCGGGCCTGATGGCCTCGATTCCCGACATGGACAGTGACCGCGAACGCCTGAACCAAATTGACGGCGCCATGCCCCGCCTGAACGCCATTCCGCAAGGCTGCGCCTTCAACCCGCGTTGCCCCAAAGCCTTTGACCGATGCCGCCAAGAGCGGCCCGAGCTGGTCAACACGGGTGTCAACCAAGCCGCTTGCTGGCTGCACGATGGGAGCGCGGCATGA
- a CDS encoding tripartite tricarboxylate transporter permease, which translates to MEAFNALMGGFAIALQPTTLMWGFVGCFVGTLVGVLPGIGPALTIALLLPLTYHVPATSMFVMFAGIYYGAAYGGSTTSILLNTPGESAAVVTALEGNKMARRGRAGQALATAAIGSFVAGTIGTLALTFVAPWVVEAALAFGPAEYFSLMVLSVVAVSAVLGNSMLRGLVALGLGLLLGMVGVDLQTGQPRFTFGRPELLDGIEVTVAAVGLFAVGEALYLAWQGRESKGGEVMKLTGSLWMSKSDWARSWKAWFRGAFFGFPIGAMPAGGAELPTLLSYYTEKKLSKHPEEFGHGAIEGVAGPEAANNAAAAGVLMPLLTLGIPTSATAAIMLSAFEGYGIQTGPQLFSQQSGLVWTLIASLYIGNVILLVLNLPLVSLWVKLLKIPPPWLYAGIIVISTAGVYGAGNSVFNVGLLFVFGLLGYIMRRFDFPAAPLIVGLILAPLGEQSMRQALTISQGDWSTFFTRPLSGSLMAVAVLLLIVPTLWRQFRRGAKS; encoded by the coding sequence ATGGAAGCTTTTAACGCCCTGATGGGCGGCTTTGCCATTGCCTTGCAGCCCACCACCTTGATGTGGGGCTTTGTGGGCTGCTTTGTTGGCACGCTCGTGGGCGTGCTGCCCGGCATTGGCCCAGCGCTGACCATTGCCTTGCTGCTGCCCCTGACCTACCATGTGCCCGCCACCAGCATGTTTGTCATGTTCGCGGGCATCTACTACGGCGCGGCTTACGGCGGCTCCACCACCTCCATTTTGCTCAACACACCGGGTGAGTCGGCGGCGGTGGTCACAGCGCTCGAGGGCAACAAAATGGCCCGACGGGGCCGAGCGGGTCAAGCCCTGGCCACAGCCGCCATCGGCAGCTTTGTGGCGGGCACCATCGGCACCTTGGCTTTGACTTTTGTGGCCCCTTGGGTGGTCGAAGCTGCTTTGGCCTTTGGCCCAGCCGAATACTTCAGCCTGATGGTGCTGTCGGTGGTGGCGGTCTCGGCCGTGCTGGGCAACTCCATGTTGCGCGGCCTGGTCGCTTTGGGCCTGGGCTTGCTGCTGGGCATGGTGGGTGTGGACCTGCAAACCGGGCAGCCCCGATTCACTTTTGGCCGCCCCGAATTGCTGGACGGCATCGAAGTGACCGTGGCCGCTGTGGGCTTGTTTGCGGTGGGCGAGGCGCTGTACCTGGCTTGGCAGGGGCGCGAGTCCAAAGGTGGCGAAGTCATGAAATTGACGGGCAGCCTGTGGATGAGCAAGAGTGACTGGGCGCGTTCCTGGAAAGCCTGGTTCCGTGGCGCGTTCTTTGGCTTTCCCATTGGTGCCATGCCCGCAGGCGGGGCCGAATTGCCCACATTGCTGTCGTACTACACCGAGAAAAAACTCTCCAAACACCCCGAAGAATTTGGCCATGGCGCGATCGAAGGCGTGGCAGGCCCCGAAGCCGCCAACAACGCCGCCGCTGCAGGCGTGTTGATGCCCCTGCTGACCTTGGGCATCCCCACCTCGGCCACCGCCGCCATCATGCTGTCGGCCTTTGAAGGCTACGGCATCCAGACCGGCCCACAGCTGTTCAGCCAACAAAGCGGCTTGGTCTGGACACTGATCGCCAGCCTCTACATCGGCAACGTGATCTTGCTGGTGCTCAACCTGCCTCTGGTGAGTTTGTGGGTCAAGCTGCTCAAGATCCCGCCGCCATGGCTCTATGCCGGCATCATCGTGATCTCCACCGCGGGTGTTTACGGCGCGGGCAACTCGGTGTTCAACGTGGGCTTGTTGTTTGTCTTCGGCTTGCTGGGTTACATCATGCGCCGCTTTGACTTTCCGGCGGCCCCTCTCATCGTGGGCCTGATCCTGGCGCCGCTGGGCGAGCAATCCATGCGCCAGGCACTGACCATCAGCCAGGGCGACTGGTCCACCTTCTTCACGCGGCCTTTGTCAGGCAGCCTCATGGCGGTGGCCGTCCTGCTGCTGATCGTTCCGACACTTTGGCGACAATTTCGCCGCGGTGCCAAGTCTTGA
- a CDS encoding helix-turn-helix transcriptional regulator, which produces MTEFLDFNFSSAEEISLALAQRLKRLRIQKEIAQAEMAERMGVSRSTLNTLENTGKASVIAWIKLVQCLGQEGQLQPLFKPVITSIAEMEQQQIPARQRVSRTRHLPKDKP; this is translated from the coding sequence ATGACTGAATTTTTAGACTTTAACTTTTCTTCGGCCGAAGAAATTTCTCTGGCCTTGGCGCAGCGATTGAAACGCCTTCGGATTCAAAAAGAGATTGCCCAAGCCGAGATGGCCGAGCGCATGGGCGTGTCTCGCAGCACACTCAACACGCTCGAAAACACGGGCAAAGCTTCGGTGATCGCTTGGATCAAACTGGTCCAGTGCCTCGGTCAAGAGGGGCAATTGCAGCCCTTGTTCAAGCCCGTTATCACGTCGATTGCTGAAATGGAACAGCAACAAATACCGGCTCGGCAGCGTGTCTCTCGCACGCGCCACCTTCCGAAAGACAAGCCATGA
- a CDS encoding tripartite tricarboxylate transporter TctB family protein, producing MTPLRVAFLLAALCGVAAWQVTVIPESMMQMTVGPVLAPGVIVAALSAFAVLYGVSAWRGHQTDESQAPDQSPLPGANARVLSLLGGGVAFIVLVIPLGFVIPGTLCGMGVARAFDAPLGLKSALICAAIASTFWFVFAQLLGVGLGPALPWLI from the coding sequence ATGACGCCTCTTCGCGTTGCCTTCTTGCTGGCCGCCCTTTGCGGGGTGGCCGCCTGGCAAGTCACGGTCATCCCCGAATCCATGATGCAGATGACCGTGGGTCCTGTGCTGGCACCGGGCGTGATCGTGGCTGCGCTGAGCGCTTTCGCCGTGTTGTACGGCGTGAGTGCTTGGCGTGGTCACCAAACCGATGAAAGCCAGGCACCCGACCAGTCGCCCCTGCCTGGCGCCAATGCCCGGGTCCTCAGCTTGTTGGGCGGAGGTGTGGCCTTCATCGTTTTGGTGATTCCCTTGGGCTTTGTGATCCCCGGCACGCTGTGTGGCATGGGCGTGGCACGCGCGTTTGATGCGCCCTTGGGCCTCAAATCGGCCCTGATCTGCGCCGCCATCGCCAGCACCTTTTGGTTTGTGTTTGCCCAATTGCTGGGCGTGGGCTTGGGCCCTGCACTGCCCTGGTTGATTTGA
- a CDS encoding Bug family tripartite tricarboxylate transporter substrate binding protein, giving the protein MSISKRDFLALGAAAGASFTLPAWAQAKPLIASINMFVPAAPGGGWDGTARAMERAAKAAGLVGTMQFENVGGAGGMVGLPRFVNQRKGQGNTLMVGGSVMIGAGIANKSPVTIKDVTPIARLTEEAGVIVVPANGKIKTWKELEAALKANPKAVSVAGGSAGGTDHLILGMLIKALGKNPREAAYVAFAGGGPANAAILGGQVSAGISGYSEFEEQIKAGRMIPLAVSGKRRIPGVNVPTLSELGINVTESNWRGVFAPPGITAAQREAMIDFVTKLNASAPWKQELETRKWTDAFMTERPFERDLGKDIEEKIVLMKELGLA; this is encoded by the coding sequence ATGTCCATTTCCAAACGCGACTTCCTCGCCCTCGGCGCTGCCGCTGGTGCTTCGTTCACCCTGCCCGCCTGGGCCCAGGCCAAACCCCTGATCGCCAGCATCAACATGTTCGTGCCCGCAGCACCCGGTGGCGGCTGGGACGGCACCGCCCGCGCCATGGAGCGTGCCGCCAAGGCCGCAGGCCTGGTCGGCACCATGCAGTTTGAAAACGTCGGCGGTGCTGGCGGCATGGTGGGTCTGCCCCGCTTTGTGAACCAGCGCAAAGGCCAGGGCAACACGCTCATGGTGGGCGGCTCGGTCATGATCGGTGCGGGCATTGCCAACAAGAGCCCCGTCACCATCAAAGACGTGACCCCAATCGCTCGCCTGACCGAAGAAGCTGGCGTGATTGTGGTGCCTGCCAACGGCAAGATCAAAACCTGGAAAGAACTCGAAGCCGCCCTCAAGGCCAACCCCAAGGCCGTCTCGGTCGCAGGCGGCAGCGCTGGCGGCACCGACCACCTGATTTTGGGCATGCTGATCAAGGCCCTGGGCAAAAACCCCCGCGAAGCCGCTTACGTGGCGTTTGCTGGCGGCGGCCCCGCCAACGCCGCGATTTTGGGTGGTCAAGTGTCTGCTGGTATCTCGGGCTACTCGGAATTTGAAGAACAAATCAAAGCCGGTCGCATGATCCCGCTGGCTGTGTCCGGCAAGCGCCGCATCCCTGGCGTGAATGTCCCCACACTGAGCGAGTTGGGCATCAACGTGACCGAATCGAACTGGCGCGGTGTGTTTGCCCCCCCCGGCATCACGGCCGCCCAACGCGAAGCCATGATCGACTTTGTGACCAAGCTCAACGCTTCGGCGCCTTGGAAGCAAGAATTGGAAACACGCAAGTGGACCGACGCCTTCATGACCGAGCGTCCCTTTGAGCGCGACCTGGGCAAAGACATCGAAGAAAAAATCGTCCTGATGAAAGAGCTGGGCCTGGCATGA
- a CDS encoding Bug family tripartite tricarboxylate transporter substrate binding protein, with product MQDSQSPLIPRRDYLKWMGAAGLAATGVSGHAQSAWPNKPIRWIIPFAPGGTSSIVARGIAAQLTKQLGASFVIDNKGGGGGVPAMQELHRAPADGYTIIMSHIGLMAVNPLIYPDSGYDVNKDFVPVTLLSRVPSLFVVHKDVPVTDMKSLIAYVKARPGQLNYASAGNASAGHLAMEALKLATGMFVTHIPYRGTGPALNDVLAGRIQLFSAGTPALLPHIKSGAVRCIAVGTTERIPVLPDVPTVQELGFKDFETVQWYGIHARAGTPPEIITKLQQECAKAVKSPEVVAQNAAESAIPGGGTPAEYAAFVAREQARWKEVVIKGQIRPG from the coding sequence ATGCAAGACTCCCAATCCCCTCTGATCCCGCGCCGTGACTACCTCAAATGGATGGGTGCAGCAGGCTTAGCCGCCACGGGCGTTTCGGGCCATGCCCAATCGGCCTGGCCCAACAAACCCATCCGCTGGATCATCCCGTTTGCCCCCGGTGGCACCTCCAGCATCGTGGCCCGTGGCATTGCTGCCCAGCTGACCAAACAATTGGGTGCATCTTTTGTCATTGACAACAAAGGCGGCGGCGGCGGCGTGCCCGCCATGCAAGAACTCCACCGTGCCCCGGCCGACGGCTACACCATCATCATGAGCCACATCGGCCTGATGGCGGTCAACCCCCTGATTTACCCCGACAGCGGCTACGACGTGAACAAGGACTTTGTGCCTGTCACCCTGCTCTCGCGTGTGCCCAGCTTGTTTGTGGTTCACAAAGACGTGCCAGTCACCGACATGAAATCCTTGATCGCCTACGTCAAGGCCCGTCCTGGTCAGTTGAACTACGCCTCTGCTGGTAACGCCAGCGCTGGCCACCTGGCCATGGAAGCGCTCAAGCTGGCCACCGGCATGTTCGTCACCCACATCCCCTACCGCGGCACAGGCCCAGCGCTCAACGACGTGCTGGCCGGTCGCATCCAATTGTTCTCAGCAGGCACCCCTGCCCTGTTGCCCCACATCAAGAGCGGTGCCGTGCGTTGCATTGCTGTGGGCACCACCGAACGTATCCCTGTCTTGCCCGACGTGCCCACGGTGCAGGAATTGGGCTTCAAAGACTTTGAAACGGTGCAGTGGTACGGCATCCATGCCCGCGCAGGCACACCACCCGAAATCATCACCAAGCTGCAACAAGAATGCGCCAAAGCCGTCAAGTCGCCCGAAGTGGTGGCTCAAAACGCGGCCGAAAGCGCCATCCCTGGCGGTGGCACACCCGCTGAATACGCCGCCTTTGTGGCCCGTGAACAGGCCCGCTGGAAAGAGGTCGTGATCAAGGGGCAGATTCGTCCCGGTTGA
- a CDS encoding ABC transporter ATP-binding protein, translating to MSEKKSQALVVAHDLAKTFDVSAPWLNRVIERKPRQLLNAVDGVSFEIERGKTLALVGESGCGKSTVARLLVGLYEPTRGGLTFDGQDAHAAFKSSNAKAMRQRIQMIFQDPYASLNPRWTVDNIIGEPLKEHGLISDAEELKARVAELLKSVGLSPLDMVKYPHQFSGGQRQRISIARALATAPEFLVCDEPTSALDVSVQAQVLNIMKDLQRERGLTYLFISHNLAVVRHVSDQVGVMYLGRLVELADKHTLFGNPQHPYTKMLLDAIPKMHDTGRARTPVQGEVPNPLNPPSGCTFHPRCPQATDICRAERPALRDFKGIKIACHAVV from the coding sequence ATGAGCGAGAAAAAATCACAAGCCTTGGTCGTGGCGCACGACTTGGCCAAGACCTTTGACGTCTCTGCCCCTTGGCTCAACCGCGTCATCGAGCGCAAACCGCGCCAACTGCTCAACGCCGTGGACGGGGTGAGCTTCGAGATCGAACGCGGCAAAACACTCGCCCTGGTGGGTGAGTCCGGCTGCGGCAAAAGCACAGTGGCCCGCTTGCTGGTGGGCCTGTACGAGCCCACACGCGGCGGCCTGACCTTCGACGGGCAAGACGCCCACGCGGCCTTCAAATCGTCCAATGCCAAGGCCATGCGCCAACGCATCCAAATGATTTTCCAAGACCCCTATGCCAGCTTGAACCCACGCTGGACGGTTGACAACATCATTGGCGAGCCGCTCAAAGAGCACGGCCTGATCAGCGACGCCGAAGAGCTCAAAGCCCGTGTGGCCGAGTTGCTCAAGTCGGTCGGTCTGTCACCGCTCGACATGGTCAAGTACCCGCACCAGTTTTCGGGCGGGCAGCGCCAACGCATCTCAATTGCCCGCGCCTTGGCCACCGCACCCGAGTTTTTGGTGTGTGACGAGCCGACCTCGGCGCTCGATGTGAGCGTGCAGGCGCAAGTGCTCAACATCATGAAAGACCTGCAGCGCGAGCGGGGTCTGACCTATCTGTTCATCAGCCACAACCTGGCCGTGGTGCGCCATGTGAGTGACCAGGTGGGCGTGATGTATTTGGGCCGACTGGTGGAATTGGCCGACAAACACACCTTGTTTGGCAACCCGCAGCACCCGTACACCAAGATGCTGTTGGACGCGATTCCGAAGATGCACGACACCGGCCGCGCCCGCACCCCCGTGCAAGGCGAAGTGCCCAACCCGCTCAATCCGCCAAGCGGCTGCACCTTCCACCCCCGCTGCCCACAGGCCACCGACATCTGCCGCGCCGAACGCCCCGCTTTGCGCGACTTCAAAGGCATCAAGATCGCTTGTCACGCGGTGGTGTGA
- a CDS encoding type II toxin-antitoxin system HipA family toxin, translating to MKKVQVRYEGWGENWHLGTLAEDGQHLLFEYSAQALTEGLDLSPRHLPLQKQAMGDFPRHFWRLPGLFADSLPDGWGKLLMDRLFSQKELRPQQCSPLDRLSFIGHRGLGALTYEPDTHGDVVPDAVDLLALANETTLVLQGEDTQTLQKLAMLGGSPQGARPKVLVYYDPVMARISTTPMAVGSGWLVKFQALGEHKEVCAIEAFYAQLASACGLDVPATRVFDLSPQHAALGIERFDLSQGRRVPIHSLAGFLHADFRVPSAVNYTTFLRATRMITRDEREVQKAFERAVFNVLFHNRDDHAKNLAYRMDAQRHWKLAPCFDLTYSEGPGGEHQMDICGEGLNITRSHLTKLAQQGGLDARWAGHRLDAMLAVVDQWAALVESFDIRRVTRQKMHHDLIRQREALMR from the coding sequence ATGAAAAAGGTCCAAGTCCGCTACGAGGGATGGGGCGAAAACTGGCACCTGGGCACATTGGCCGAAGATGGTCAGCATCTGCTTTTTGAGTATTCGGCTCAAGCCTTGACTGAAGGCTTGGATTTGTCGCCGCGGCATTTGCCGTTGCAAAAGCAGGCCATGGGAGATTTCCCAAGGCATTTTTGGCGCTTGCCAGGCTTGTTTGCAGACTCCTTGCCCGATGGCTGGGGAAAGCTGCTCATGGACAGGCTCTTCAGTCAGAAAGAGCTTCGCCCGCAACAGTGCTCACCGCTGGACCGCTTGAGCTTTATTGGTCATCGTGGGCTGGGGGCACTCACCTACGAGCCTGACACACATGGCGATGTTGTGCCTGATGCGGTGGATCTTCTCGCCTTGGCCAACGAAACGACGCTGGTTTTACAAGGCGAAGACACTCAAACCCTTCAGAAACTGGCCATGCTGGGCGGCTCCCCGCAAGGGGCCAGGCCCAAGGTATTGGTGTATTACGATCCGGTGATGGCGCGAATCAGCACAACACCCATGGCGGTGGGTTCAGGCTGGTTGGTCAAATTTCAGGCCTTGGGTGAGCACAAAGAGGTGTGTGCGATTGAGGCGTTTTACGCGCAACTAGCCAGCGCCTGTGGTCTGGATGTGCCCGCTACGCGGGTGTTTGATTTGAGCCCTCAACACGCGGCACTGGGCATTGAACGCTTCGATCTGTCGCAGGGGCGGCGTGTCCCTATCCATTCTTTGGCGGGTTTTCTGCACGCAGACTTCAGGGTTCCGTCGGCTGTGAACTACACGACTTTTTTGCGTGCCACACGCATGATCACGCGCGATGAGCGTGAGGTGCAAAAAGCATTTGAGCGTGCGGTCTTCAATGTGCTGTTTCACAACCGAGATGACCATGCCAAAAACCTGGCCTACCGCATGGATGCGCAACGACACTGGAAGCTGGCCCCATGTTTTGACCTCACGTACAGCGAAGGCCCTGGCGGTGAGCACCAAATGGACATTTGCGGAGAAGGGCTGAACATCACCCGCAGCCATTTGACGAAATTGGCGCAGCAAGGCGGGCTCGACGCTCGGTGGGCAGGGCACAGACTGGATGCCATGCTGGCAGTGGTAGACCAGTGGGCTGCGCTGGTCGAATCATTTGATATCCGTCGAGTGACTCGTCAGAAAATGCACCATGACCTTATTCGCCAGCGTGAAGCCTTGATGCGCTGA
- a CDS encoding porin codes for MTLFGGADLNYRSVTSGTNKFQGMAQDGIYSSRFGVRGEEDLGGGLKANFHFEGGMNPDTGTPGGFNFARKSTIGVAGGFGEVRMGRDYTPLFTIAGIADPFGTNGVGSSYNLANSVTLASSEVTAADVTTAGGFATAATATANAVYADPNAVRANNSVAYYSPSFSGFTAGLMYSFGSEATGTTNRDAGKMTSLKLQYGNGPLVAALGTQSTKGATDQKAKWATTFLAGSYDLGVAKVSAGYKTDKLTETDGVNSGSIKSTILGVAVPMGATTLKASYVARKAEEKIGNQLAFGAVHDLSKRTSVYGTYSVLKNEEGFGNTVGSAIASDFTGLKSKGFEFGVKHNF; via the coding sequence GTGACTTTGTTCGGTGGCGCTGACCTGAACTACCGTTCCGTGACATCTGGCACTAACAAGTTCCAAGGCATGGCACAAGACGGTATCTACTCCAGCCGTTTCGGCGTGCGTGGTGAAGAAGACCTGGGCGGCGGCTTGAAGGCCAACTTCCACTTTGAAGGCGGCATGAACCCTGACACCGGCACTCCTGGCGGCTTCAACTTCGCACGCAAGTCAACCATTGGCGTTGCTGGTGGCTTCGGTGAAGTCCGCATGGGCCGTGACTACACCCCATTGTTCACGATCGCTGGCATTGCTGATCCATTTGGCACCAACGGTGTTGGTTCCTCTTACAATCTGGCAAACTCGGTGACGCTTGCATCTTCTGAAGTAACTGCTGCTGATGTAACTACAGCCGGTGGATTTGCGACAGCTGCAACAGCAACCGCAAACGCGGTTTATGCTGATCCGAATGCCGTCCGTGCAAACAACAGCGTTGCCTATTACAGCCCATCTTTCAGCGGTTTCACAGCTGGTCTGATGTATAGCTTTGGTTCGGAGGCTACAGGCACTACAAACCGCGATGCCGGCAAAATGACCAGTTTGAAGCTGCAATACGGCAATGGTCCTCTGGTTGCCGCACTGGGTACTCAGTCCACCAAAGGTGCAACCGACCAAAAGGCCAAGTGGGCAACCACATTCTTGGCTGGTTCTTACGACTTGGGCGTGGCCAAAGTCAGCGCTGGATACAAGACAGACAAGTTGACCGAAACTGATGGTGTAAATTCGGGTTCTATCAAGTCAACCATTTTGGGAGTGGCTGTTCCCATGGGTGCAACAACTTTGAAGGCTTCTTATGTTGCCCGCAAAGCTGAAGAAAAAATCGGCAACCAATTGGCATTTGGCGCTGTTCACGATCTGAGCAAGCGCACCTCTGTCTACGGCACTTACTCAGTGTTGAAAAACGAAGAAGGCTTTGGCAACACCGTGGGTTCAGCGATTGCATCTGATTTCACAGGCTTGAAGTCCAAAGGCTTCGAATTCGGCGTGAAGCACAACTTCTAA
- a CDS encoding phage integrase SAM-like domain-containing protein, with protein MKIRPLLASVCASLDDFLGQPMAIVEGSGASAVAILDANQPVFYVVSPEFWKKISQQDSPGRPPRRTVDLDDRDDTEDEEPEPAPAPRSPRVKTARAQMAESVLTQGAMRFNRFDVLADQLIEIENQRVKRGELSAASVGILKNRLDAHVLPYFKYIPPSQVTPMMMDAFVRRLTDSRLSSTTVSQYLVVVRKLLKLAIRHGFLREVPELPAIKVANRPRSMLSLKEYAAVVHTAHRLARTGDKAPEIKASTGYRERFWVHPRHLSLPPDMAWAIRFMVNSFVRPGDLRQLKHKHVQVVRGSSVYLRMTLPQTKRHDAPMVTLRPAVQVYEAALAKARRDGHGEPDDYVFLPAEKDRTYALAVLGFWFKWVMREAGVAPADSLGRLRTLYCLRHTSIMFRLLYGQGIDMLTLARNARTSVQMIERFYASALDGEMNVAMLQSRRTSKS; from the coding sequence ATGAAAATTCGGCCCCTTTTAGCCTCTGTATGCGCCAGTCTGGATGACTTTTTGGGTCAGCCGATGGCCATTGTGGAGGGGTCTGGTGCTTCAGCGGTGGCCATCTTGGATGCTAATCAGCCGGTTTTTTATGTGGTCAGTCCGGAGTTTTGGAAAAAAATCTCTCAGCAGGACAGCCCAGGCCGCCCGCCTCGTCGCACGGTCGACTTGGATGATCGGGATGACACCGAAGACGAGGAGCCCGAGCCTGCACCTGCGCCTCGATCACCGCGGGTTAAAACTGCGCGTGCCCAGATGGCTGAATCGGTGTTGACGCAGGGGGCGATGCGCTTTAATCGCTTTGACGTGCTGGCGGACCAGTTGATTGAGATTGAAAACCAGCGTGTCAAACGCGGCGAGTTGAGTGCGGCTTCGGTGGGGATTCTCAAAAATCGGCTGGACGCGCATGTTTTGCCTTATTTCAAGTACATTCCGCCGTCCCAAGTGACGCCGATGATGATGGACGCTTTTGTCCGTCGTTTGACCGACAGTCGGCTCAGTTCAACCACGGTGTCCCAGTATTTGGTGGTGGTGCGCAAGTTGCTCAAACTGGCCATTCGGCATGGTTTTTTGAGGGAAGTGCCTGAGTTGCCCGCCATCAAGGTGGCCAACCGACCTCGGTCGATGCTGAGTTTGAAGGAGTATGCCGCGGTGGTGCACACGGCCCATCGTTTGGCCCGGACTGGCGACAAGGCGCCAGAGATCAAGGCGTCCACGGGCTATCGCGAGCGGTTTTGGGTGCATCCTCGGCACTTGAGCCTGCCGCCAGACATGGCGTGGGCCATTCGGTTCATGGTCAACAGCTTTGTTCGACCGGGGGATTTGCGTCAGCTCAAGCACAAGCATGTTCAAGTCGTTCGCGGCAGCAGTGTGTATTTGCGCATGACCTTGCCGCAGACCAAGCGCCATGATGCGCCCATGGTGACTTTGCGGCCCGCAGTACAGGTTTATGAAGCAGCTTTGGCCAAAGCCCGTCGGGACGGACATGGTGAACCGGACGATTATGTCTTTTTACCCGCTGAAAAAGACCGCACCTATGCTCTGGCGGTATTGGGTTTCTGGTTCAAATGGGTGATGCGCGAGGCGGGTGTCGCGCCTGCTGACTCGCTGGGCCGTTTGCGCACCTTGTATTGCTTGCGGCACACGTCGATCATGTTCCGTTTGCTTTATGGCCAAGGCATTGACATGTTGACCTTGGCCCGGAACGCCCGTACATCGGTGCAGATGATCGAGCGCTTTTATGCCTCGGCGCTCGATGGCGAGATGAACGTGGCCATGCTGCAAAGCAGGCGCACGTCCAAGTCATGA